One stretch of Streptomyces sp. NBC_00443 DNA includes these proteins:
- a CDS encoding MATE family efflux transporter: MTQAPATPKAARRQHDREIVALAVPAFGALVAEPLFVIADSAIVGHLGTAQLAGLGVASALLMTAVSVFVFLAYATTAAVARRVGAGDLQAAIRQGMDGIWLALLLGAAVIAVVLPTAPFLVELFGASDTAAPYATTYLRISALGIPAMLVVLAATGVLRGLQDTKTPLYVAVAGFVANAVLNVGLVYGADLGIAGSAWGTVIAQWGMAAVYLIVVVRGAREHGASLRPDAVGIRASAQAGVPLLVRTLSLRAILMIATAVAARLGDADIAAHQIILSLWSLLAFALDAIAIAGQAIIGRYLGADDTEGARAVCRRMMEWGVAAGVVLGLLVVIARPLFLPLFTSDAAVQNTALPALLVVALSQPICGVVFVLDGVLMGAGDGPYLAWAMVLTLAVFTPVALLILAVGGGLTAIWSAMTLMMTVRMLTLWARTRSGRWLVTGATR, from the coding sequence ATGACACAGGCTCCCGCGACTCCCAAGGCCGCCCGGCGACAGCACGACCGAGAGATCGTCGCACTGGCTGTCCCGGCCTTCGGCGCACTCGTCGCCGAGCCCCTCTTCGTCATCGCCGACAGCGCGATCGTCGGCCATCTCGGCACAGCACAGCTCGCCGGGCTCGGGGTTGCTTCCGCCCTCCTCATGACGGCCGTCAGCGTCTTCGTCTTCCTCGCCTACGCCACCACAGCGGCCGTTGCCCGACGCGTCGGCGCCGGCGACCTCCAAGCCGCCATCCGCCAGGGCATGGACGGCATCTGGCTGGCCCTCCTCCTCGGCGCCGCCGTCATCGCGGTCGTCCTGCCCACGGCACCGTTTCTCGTGGAACTCTTCGGTGCCTCGGACACAGCAGCCCCGTACGCGACGACCTATCTACGGATCTCGGCACTCGGCATCCCGGCCATGCTCGTCGTGCTCGCCGCGACCGGCGTCCTCCGCGGACTCCAGGACACCAAGACTCCTCTCTACGTCGCTGTCGCCGGCTTCGTCGCCAATGCCGTCCTGAACGTCGGTCTCGTCTACGGCGCCGATCTCGGTATCGCAGGCTCCGCCTGGGGCACGGTCATCGCCCAATGGGGCATGGCCGCGGTCTATCTCATAGTCGTCGTCCGCGGGGCTCGCGAGCACGGTGCCTCTCTGCGCCCCGACGCGGTCGGCATAAGGGCCTCCGCACAAGCCGGAGTGCCGCTGCTGGTCCGCACCCTCTCGTTGCGGGCCATCCTGATGATTGCGACGGCCGTCGCGGCCCGCCTCGGGGACGCGGACATCGCTGCGCACCAGATCATCCTGTCGCTGTGGAGCCTGCTGGCCTTTGCGCTGGACGCCATCGCCATAGCTGGGCAGGCAATCATCGGGCGGTACCTCGGGGCCGACGACACCGAGGGCGCACGAGCCGTCTGCCGGCGCATGATGGAGTGGGGCGTCGCAGCGGGCGTCGTCCTCGGGCTGCTCGTGGTGATCGCCCGGCCGCTCTTCCTGCCGTTGTTCACCAGCGACGCGGCCGTCCAGAACACGGCCCTGCCCGCCCTGCTCGTGGTGGCGCTCTCCCAGCCGATCTGCGGCGTCGTCTTCGTCCTGGACGGCGTCCTGATGGGAGCAGGCGACGGCCCCTACCTCGCCTGGGCCATGGTGCTCACCCTGGCGGTGTTCACCCCGGTAGCGCTGCTCATCCTCGCGGTCGGCGGCGGCCTCACCGCAATCTGGTCAGCCATGACACTGATGATGACGGTGCGCATGCTAACGCTCTGGGCACGCACCCGCTCCGGCCGCTGGCTCGTCACGGGCGCGACGCGCTGA